Proteins from a single region of Trichoderma asperellum chromosome 3, complete sequence:
- a CDS encoding uncharacterized protein (EggNog:ENOG41) → MLRPTAPNSSEPVHQNPSPLRFKIDPSEGPSHDFFFRRRRMKRTPGAGGKTPQKSKPDKSGKGASTPLEATPSKQRRMSSEETTITTETEEDNGSVQEKGSQTMSMEDALVPSPVPGPMPPGSHPPYVFSAVPPQQHDGDQPQQPDQIAFAIPVTYWPHRNLSVNLSVGNASSHVDQQNPGLNGEQADHRSFGHPIHSHPHFIPYVQVPYMPHHIPEGYACPPQNLEVNKAIDQGSHIVDKSGYQASDNETKPSDYYQSVSEKMQLPSAVDSPQAREKTGEEDRQWLQQSHQVPLGPQPRHSISNQPMQQVVRFPTMQSSSVVTSPSSRFSRRSQVTHRPVQTSTEVASWSQSKRWVSSETKERRAFQKMILNLQFMKADQSPFIPKTPAELTKFKVSLAEAKRQKLAKEVKILEEKTRNKELAKASGSKPVSQPQVLLFNGREMKDKLSPVFAAQNCFNKEDTATASQRVEWPSLAELKEEGDKRARFGRYLPLPRMNVVAPKILEREQESAYKADGSIL, encoded by the exons ATGCTCCGTCCTACGGCCCCAAACTCCAGCGAACCGGTGCACCAGAACCCCTCGCCTCTTCGTTTCAAGATCGACCCCTCAGAGGGTCCTTCTcatgatttcttttttagacGAAGAAGGATGAAACGCACTCCTGGAGCTGGTGGCAAGACCCCTCAGAAATCAAAGCCAGACAAAAGTGGCAAAGGGGCTTCAACGCCTCTTGAAGCTACCCCTTCTAAGCAGCGTCGCATGTCTAGCGAGGagacaacaataacaacagaGACAGAGGAAGACAATGGCAGTGTGCAAGAAAAA GGCTCACAAACCATGTCCATGGAGGACGCTCTGGTGCCAAGTCCAGTGCCAGGCCCGATGCCTCCAGGTTCGCATCCACCCTATGTATTCTCAGCTGTTCCTCCGCAGCAACACGACGGCG ATCAACCACAACAACCAGATCAAATTGCTTTTGCTATTCCAGTGACGTATTGGCCACATAGAAACCTCTCTGTGAACCTCTCTGTGGGAAATGCCAGCTCTCATGTCGATCAACAGAACCCTGGTCTTAACGGAGAGCAGGCGGATCACAGAAGTTTTGGCCATCCAATTCACAGTCATCCTCATTTCATACCATATGTACAGGTACCATATATGCCACATCATATTCCTGAGGGTTATGCTTGCCCCCCG CAGAATCTCGAGGTGAATAAAGCTATCGATCAAGGCAGTCATATAGTCGATAAATCTGGCTATCAGGCTTCCGATAATGAAACTAAGCCTTCAGATTATTATCAAAGCGTCAGCGAGAAAATGCAGCTTCCGTCAGCTGTCGACAGTCCGCAGGCTAGAGAGAAGACTGGCGAAGAAGACCGGCAGTGGTTACAACAATCCCACCAGGTGCCTCTCGGCCCTCAGCCACGTCATAGCATCTCAAATCAGCCAATGCAGCAAG tcgttcGGTTCCCCACGATGCAATCATCGAGTGTTGTTACCAGCCCATCATCCAGGTTCTCGAGAAGAAGCCAGGTCACTCATAGGCCTGTTCAAACTTCCACCGAAGTGGCGTCGTGGTCACAATCGAAGCGATGGGTGAGCTCAGAAACTAAAGAGCGTCGCGCATTTCAAAAGATGATCCTGAATCTCCAATTCATGAAGGCCGACCAATCGCCATTCATCCCAAAGACCCCCGCTGAGTTGACCAAATTCAAAGTCTCCCTGGCAGAGGCCAAGCGCCAGAAGCTTGCCAAAGAGGTTAAGATCCTTGAAGAAAAGACTCGGAATAaagagctggccaaggcGTCGGGTTCGAAACCAGTATCCCAGCCACAGGTGCTCCTGTTCAACGGACGGGAAATGAAGGACAAGCTCTCGCCAGTATTCGCTGCTCAGAATTGCTTCAACAAAGAAGACACCGCCACAGCAAGCCAACGCGTCGAATGGCCGTCGCTGGCCGAGCTGAAGGAAGAAGGCGATAAACGTGCTAGATTCGGTCGATACCTCCCCCTTCCTCGGATGAACGTCGTCGCTCCCAAAATcctagagagagagcaggaaAGCGCCTATAAAGCAGACGGATCCATCTtgtag
- the RPS8A gene encoding ribosomal protein S8A, variant 2, whose product MGISRDSRHKRSASGAKRAYYRKKRAFEAGRQGANTKIGAKRIHTVRTRGGNHKYRALRLDSGNFAWASEGCTRKTRVIAVAYHPSNNELVRTNTLTRSAIVQIDAAPFRQWYESHYGQSIGRRRQKAQAAKEGKEATEEVKKSNSVEKKQAARYAASGKVESAVEKQFEAGRLYAVVTSRPGQSGRCDGYVLEGEELAFYQKKLHK is encoded by the exons ATGGGTATCTCTCGTGACTCCCGCCACAAGCGCTCCGCCTCTGGTGCCAAGCGCGCCTACTACC GGAAGAAGCGCGCTTTCGAGGCTGGCCGCCAGGGTGCCAACACCAAGATTGGTGCCAAGCGAATCCACACCGTCCGCACTCGTGGTGGTAACCACAAGTACCGTGCCCTGCGTCTCGACTCCGGTAACTTCGCCTGGGCCTCCGAGGGCTGCACCCGCAAGACTCGTGTCATTGCCGTCGCCTACCACCCTTCCAACAACGAGCTGGTCCGCACCAACACCCTGACCCGTAGCGCCATTGTCCAGATCGACGCTGCCCCCTTCCGTCAGTGGTACGAGTCCCACTACGGCCAGTCCATCGGCCGCAGACGCCAGAAGGCCCAGGCCGCCAAGGAGGGCAAGGAGGCTACCGAGGAGGTCAAGAAGAGCAACTCcgtcgagaagaagcaggctGCCCGCTACGCCGCCTCCGGCAAGGTCGAGTCCGCTGTTGAGAAGCAGTTCGAGGCCGGTCGTCTGTACGCCGTTGTCACCAGCCGACCCGGTCAGTCCGGCCGCTGTGACGGTTACGTCCTGGAGGGTGAGGAGTTGGCTTTCTaccagaagaagctgcaCAAATAA
- a CDS encoding uncharacterized protein (EggNog:ENOG41~BUSCO:EOG092D18RK), protein MAQHDDAASQHSTEASLKERRPSLTDSDVDDTATEQDAFEDAVDAASVRSLTKRSIRSVSATKSQPPPPERDASESEAESDEEEEVESVKGEDKPEPPSRGSTPLSHRISNISNTSNLDVVNLDDDDAAPQRQEPASPSEKDQLSRTTSLNNNNNNNNVTTPAPSSPVKSITSTVTTTAAAASPAPAPPSRKLTSPFSWLSRNSSKDKDVSAPPATQTSARRNTTSSVATNGSNSEMMLSKLEEEREGDGKATNRNSLKDRFKVLRLQQETGAPLTINTDDVPSESVEGETITVVDLPPKSPLPPPSASLAPGTASGINVGPPEVEQSQVDWDLWQTVVYEGPAAVARSSAEELNRAIATGIPSAIRGVIWQVLAQSKNEDLEGVYRDLVTRGTEKDNKNRHSSSTAASSFSNANLSVQSGEGVASSASSVNSEQSGGSGPRADKKNDKNAEAIAKAQAAAVTERMRKEKEDVEAIQRLEKVIRRDLGARTSYSKYAAAAGLQEGLFGVCKAYALFDEGVSYAQGMNFLIMPLLFNMPEQEAFCLLVRLMNHYGLRDLFIHDMPGLHRNLYQFERLLEDLEPALYCHLHRRGISPHLYATPWFLTLFAYRFPLQLVLRIYDLILSEGLSAIIRFGIVLMQKNTQTLLEISDMQQLTTYLKDKLFDVYIDKDPSQGSLLENGFFGSSSSGADKEIYRADQLVRDACEIKLTAELLEGYTAEWEEKTKLEKERETELKDLRTSTQSLTIKVRKLEERVEVCDREQADLATELVHTKVENDELKDENDALKNQVRELKNVLERQPLEMEETWKLERDDLMKRNEKVHLENEKVEKELAELEEELVQTKLRYAEISAQHEALSRKWADLKRQFV, encoded by the exons ATGGCGCAGCACGACGACGCAGCTTCCCAGCACTCGACCGAGGCGTCGCTGAAAGAAAGGCGGCCGTCTCTTACCGACTCCGATGTCGATGATACG GCCACTGAGCAGGACGCCTTCGAAGACGCCGTCGATGCCGCATCTGTTCGATCCTTGACCAAGAGATCTATTAGATCTGTATCTGCTACAAAATCTCAACCACCCCCGCCGGAGCGGGATGCCTCTGAGTCTGAAGCTGAAagcgacgaggaggaagaagtaGAATCAGTCAAGGGCGAGGACAAGCCGGAACCTCCTTCGCGTGGCTCAACTCCATTGTCACACCGCATCTCTAATATCTCCAACACATCAAATCTTGACGTTGTCAacttggatgatgatgatgctgcccCACAACGCCAAG AGCCTGCGAGCCCTTCTGAGAAGGACCAGCTAAGCAGAACAACTTCTctaaacaacaacaacaacaacaacaacgtTACCACTCCAGCCCCTTCATCGCCAGTGAAGAGCATAACATCTACCGTCACAaccaccgctgccgccgccagcccTGCCCCTGCACCGCCGAGTAGAAAACTCACCAGCCCTTTCTCCTGGCTCTCTAGGAATTCTAGTAAAGACAAAGATGTCAGTGCACCCCCGGCAACTCAGACATCAGCGAGGAGAAACACTACTAGCTCCGTTGCTACAAACGGTAGCAACTCTGAAATGATGCTGAGCAAGCTCGAAGAAGAACGTGAGGGCGATGGTAAAGCTACAAATCGGAATAGCCTCAAAGATCGATTCAAGGTGCTTCGGCTGCAACAGGAAACTGGTGCCCCGCTCACCATAAACACTGATGATGTTCCGAGTGAGAGCGTCGAGGGAGAAACAATTACGGTAGTGGACTTGCCACCCAAGTCTCCCCTGCCCCCTCCAAGCGCAAGCTTGGCACCTGGAACGGCATCCGGTATCAACGTTGGACCCCCCGAGGTGGAACAGTCACAGGTTGACTGGGATCTTTGGCAAACCGTTGTCTATGAAGGCCCGGCTGCCGTTGCGCGATCAAGTGCTGAGGAGTTGAATAGGGCCATTGCCACAGGCATCCCTAGTGCCATTCGTGGCGTCATCTGGCAAGTGCTGGCACAGAGCAAGAACGAAGATTTGGAAGGGGTCTACAGAGATCTAGTTACTAGGGGAACAGAGAAAGACAACAAAAATcgacacagcagcagcacggcaGCAAGCAGTTTCAGCAACGCAAATCTCAGTGTCCAGAGTGGCGAGGGCGTAGCGTCATCTGCATCGTCTGTCAATTCTGAACAGTCAGGTGGCTCAGGGCCAAGAGCAGACAAAAAGAACGACAAGAATGCCGAGGCCATTGCCAAggctcaagcagcagccgtgACAGAAAGGATGCgtaaagagaaggaagatgttGAGGCTATACAGAGACTGGAGAAAGTAATACGTCGTGATCTTGGTGCTCGCACTAGTTATTCCAAGtatgcggctgctgcaggacTTCAAGAGGGTCTTTTCGGTGTCTGCAAAGCTTATGCTCTCTTTGATGAAGGTGTGAGTTATGCTCAAGGCATGAATTTCTTGATTATGCCACTGTTATTCAATATGCCGGAGCAGGAAGCATTCTGCTTGCTTGTCCGCCTGATGAATCACTACGGCCTCCGAGATCTTTTCATTCATGACATGCCTGGACTTCATCGAAACCTGTACCAGTTCGAGCGGCTACTGGAAGACCTTGAACCTGCGCTGTATTGCCACCTTCATCGACGGGGCATATCTCCTCATCTCTATGCCACACCTTGGTTCCTCACACTCTTCGCCTACCGCTTCCCTCTTCAGCTTGTGTTGAGAATCTATGATTTGATCCTTTCAGAGGGCCTGTCAGCCATTATTCGATTTGGTATCGTTCTGATGCAAAAGAATACTCAAACCTTGTTGGAGATCTCCGACATGCAGCAGCTCACAACTTATCTTAAAGATAAGCTTTTTGATGTCTACATCGACAAAGACCCTAGCCAAGGTAGTCTTTTGGAAAATGGCTTTTTTGGTAGCTCTAGCTCAGGTGCCGACAAAGAGATTTACAGAGCAGACCAGCTGGTGAGAGATGCTTGCGAAATCAAGCTCACCGCAGAGCTTCTCGAAGGATATACTGCGGAgtgggaagaaaaaacaaaacttgAAAAAGAACGAGAGACGGAGCTCAAGGATCTCCGAACATCGACCCAGAGCCTTACGATCAAAGTTCGAAAATTAGAAGAAAGGGTTGAAGTTTGTGATCGCGAGCAGGCTGACCTGGCCACAGAGCTTGTTCATACAAAGGTTGAGAATGACGAACTCAAGGATGAGAACGACGCTCTTAAGAACCAAGTCCGGGAGCTCAAGAATGTGCTCGAGAGGCAGCCGttagagatggaagagaccTGGAAGCTTGAGCGTGATGATTTGATGAAGCGTAATGAGAAGGTGCATCTGGAGAATGAAAAAGTTGAAAAAGAGTTGGCCGaactggaggaggagctggtgcAGACAAAGTTACGATATGCAGAG ATTTCTGCTCAACACGAGGCTCTGAGTCGCAAGTGGGCTGACTTGAAGCGCCAGTTTGTTTAA